In a genomic window of Occallatibacter riparius:
- a CDS encoding VOC family protein produces the protein MAKAVGFGGVFLKARDPKALAAWYAQHLGITNSGYGLSFDGPESTGMTMFSHFPETTKYFGEGPQQFMLNFRVDDLDGLLKQLATAEVRIDPKRQDESYGRFAWIWDPEGNRVELWQPL, from the coding sequence ATGGCTAAAGCAGTGGGATTTGGTGGAGTTTTCTTGAAGGCGCGCGATCCGAAGGCGCTGGCGGCCTGGTATGCGCAGCATCTGGGGATTACGAATTCGGGCTACGGGCTGAGTTTTGACGGGCCGGAATCGACCGGGATGACGATGTTTTCGCATTTTCCCGAGACGACCAAGTACTTTGGCGAAGGGCCGCAGCAGTTCATGCTGAATTTCCGAGTGGACGATCTGGATGGGCTGCTGAAGCAGCTTGCGACCGCCGAGGTGCGGATCGATCCGAAGCGCCAGGATGAGTCGTATGGGCGGTTTGCGTGGATCTGGGATCCTGAAGGCAATCGCGTGGAGTTGTGGCAGCCGCTGTAG
- a CDS encoding putative quinol monooxygenase — MLLIVGTIRLSPGTLADARPAMKRMVEGSRAEDGCEEYSYAEDVLDAGLIHVKELWRDREALDRHFVSAHLMQWRAAWAELGIWDRELRAYEVDEPRAI; from the coding sequence ATGTTGCTGATTGTTGGAACGATACGGCTGTCGCCGGGCACGCTTGCGGATGCGCGTCCAGCCATGAAGAGGATGGTTGAAGGTAGCCGGGCGGAGGACGGGTGCGAGGAATACTCGTATGCGGAGGATGTGCTGGATGCCGGGCTGATTCATGTGAAAGAGCTGTGGAGAGATCGGGAAGCGCTGGATCGGCACTTTGTGTCCGCCCACCTGATGCAGTGGCGTGCCGCGTGGGCAGAGCTGGGTATTTGGGACCGCGAGCTTCGTGCCTACGAGGTTGATGAGCCGCGTGCGATCTGA
- the moaA gene encoding GTP 3',8-cyclase MoaA — MGTLSTSPAEITTSRLTDSHGRVIHDLRVSITDRCNYKCVYCRTGQVGAQFAELKIEEYLRLISLFVSLGITKVRLTGGEPLLRRGLLELVRELAQMRTIYGDPLSLALTTNGHLLDSLAQPLKDAGLHRVTVSMDAVDEPVFERITRVPGSFQAVLRGLRAAKDAGLDPVKVNCVLLRGFNDDQVEAFAEFARREDVIVRFIEFMPLEEDRLWSPEIIVPLREIVDRIHRVLPLVELPPNEASETARRYTFSDGRGEIGIIAPVTQAFCGACSRVRLTSDGKIRTCLFSQSEHDLYDLARSGAGDAELRSFITRTVDAKEARHHIGEPGFLKPSRSMVHIGG, encoded by the coding sequence ATGGGCACCCTTTCCACTTCCCCGGCGGAAATCACCACCTCAAGGCTCACCGACAGCCACGGGCGAGTCATCCACGATCTCCGCGTCTCCATCACTGACCGCTGCAACTACAAGTGCGTCTACTGCCGCACCGGCCAGGTGGGGGCCCAGTTCGCCGAGCTCAAGATCGAGGAGTACCTCCGTCTCATCAGCCTCTTCGTCTCGCTCGGCATCACCAAGGTCCGGCTCACCGGCGGCGAACCATTGCTGCGGCGCGGCCTGCTCGAGCTTGTCCGCGAGCTCGCCCAAATGCGCACCATCTACGGCGACCCGCTCAGCCTGGCACTTACCACCAACGGCCACCTTCTCGACTCGCTCGCCCAGCCCCTGAAAGACGCCGGCCTGCATCGCGTTACCGTCAGCATGGACGCCGTCGATGAACCGGTCTTTGAGCGCATCACGCGCGTCCCGGGCAGCTTTCAGGCCGTCCTTCGCGGACTCCGCGCCGCCAAGGACGCAGGACTCGATCCCGTCAAGGTCAACTGCGTTCTGCTCCGCGGGTTCAACGACGACCAGGTCGAAGCTTTCGCCGAGTTTGCCCGGCGCGAAGACGTCATCGTCCGCTTCATCGAGTTCATGCCGCTCGAAGAGGACCGCCTGTGGTCTCCTGAGATCATTGTTCCTCTGCGCGAGATCGTCGACCGCATTCACCGTGTCCTGCCATTGGTCGAGCTGCCTCCCAATGAGGCCAGCGAGACTGCCCGCCGCTACACCTTCTCTGACGGTCGCGGCGAAATCGGCATCATCGCGCCCGTCACGCAGGCCTTCTGCGGGGCATGCAGCCGCGTCCGCCTCACCTCCGACGGGAAGATCCGCACCTGCCTCTTCTCGCAATCCGAGCACGACCTGTATGACCTGGCGCGCTCAGGAGCAGGCGACGCGGAACTGCGCAGCTTCATCACGCGCACGGTCGATGCTAAGGAGGCCCGCCATCACATCGGCGAGCCCGGCTTTCTCAAGCCTTCGCGATCGATGGTTCACATCGGCGGCTAA
- a CDS encoding GGDEF domain-containing protein — protein sequence MAQDTETRIPLDDLLVFHRLARSLTSSFDLDTILRTILDYMERMIDAELWTLLMLDEQKQELYYAIAAGGEETALRDLRVKVGEGVAGWVAQHGETLIVPETVNDPRLESPNPPKLRKVRSVIALPLRGRTGTLGVIEILNPPAGQLNDYTIAFLHILADHAAIAIENANDVARIQQLTITDDTTGLYNVRHLYDVLARELDRSARTRLPLSLAFLDIDRFKNVNDVHGHLIGSELLSKAGERLQQLSRPKDVCFRYGGDEFVILMPDTGAFDALAQARSLLSRLMATKFEMKTGLKLQVSASIGVSTAPSDGTAIHTVIGAADSRMYAVKSSGRGHVRGA from the coding sequence ATGGCCCAAGATACGGAAACCCGCATCCCTCTGGATGACCTGCTGGTCTTCCATCGACTGGCGCGTTCTCTCACATCTAGCTTCGATCTGGATACGATCCTGCGCACCATACTCGACTATATGGAGCGCATGATCGACGCCGAGCTTTGGACTCTGCTCATGCTCGACGAGCAGAAGCAAGAGCTCTACTACGCTATTGCCGCGGGTGGAGAAGAGACTGCCCTGCGCGACCTGCGCGTCAAGGTGGGCGAAGGCGTCGCAGGCTGGGTGGCCCAGCACGGCGAAACGCTCATCGTGCCTGAAACGGTCAACGATCCTAGGCTCGAATCACCCAACCCGCCAAAGCTCCGCAAGGTCCGCTCGGTCATCGCTCTGCCGCTGCGCGGCCGCACAGGCACCCTCGGCGTCATCGAAATCCTTAACCCACCCGCCGGCCAGCTTAACGACTACACCATCGCCTTCCTCCACATCCTGGCCGACCATGCGGCAATCGCCATTGAGAATGCCAACGACGTCGCCCGCATCCAGCAGCTCACCATCACCGACGACACCACCGGCCTCTACAACGTCCGGCATCTCTACGACGTGCTCGCACGCGAGCTCGACCGAAGCGCTCGTACTCGCCTTCCCCTCAGCTTGGCGTTCCTTGACATCGACCGCTTCAAGAACGTGAACGATGTGCACGGCCATCTCATCGGCAGCGAACTGCTCTCCAAAGCCGGCGAACGCCTGCAACAGCTCAGCCGCCCCAAAGACGTCTGCTTCCGCTACGGCGGCGACGAGTTCGTCATCCTCATGCCCGACACGGGCGCATTCGACGCCCTCGCCCAGGCGCGCTCCCTGCTGAGCCGGCTAATGGCGACCAAATTCGAGATGAAGACCGGCCTCAAGCTGCAAGTCAGCGCCAGCATCGGCGTCTCCACCGCTCCCAGTGACGGCACCGCCATCCACACCGTCATCGGCGCCGCCGATAGCCGCATGTACGCCGTCAAAAGCAGCGGCCGCGGCCATGTCCGCGGAGCCTAA
- a CDS encoding NADP-dependent oxidoreductase encodes MKALRISDYGAPLHIDEVPVPSPAPGQVLVENHFTSMNGVDPGRGMGYLRHVFQLQFPWTPGGDVSGRVAAVGEGVTDFKVGDEVFGYTRDAGAYAEFVVINAANLAQRPASISAEAGAAIALVSQTATQMLELSKIKTGQRLLIMGASGGVGSLAVQLARNAGVHVIATARRSKADALEQLGAEQVVDLSKQRLEDVPQVDAVLNLIGQDTVVPSYERVKKGGVAVTANRPAIAEEAARLGIEARFVETNVTTEGLNAFAALVTTGKIEPQIAAVTTLWSPGTLWAEHETEKIGKIVFSVRA; translated from the coding sequence ATGAAAGCACTACGCATTAGCGACTACGGCGCGCCACTCCACATCGATGAAGTGCCAGTCCCTTCGCCCGCTCCGGGGCAGGTGCTCGTCGAGAACCACTTCACCAGCATGAATGGCGTCGACCCCGGGCGCGGCATGGGGTATCTGCGCCACGTTTTTCAACTGCAGTTTCCGTGGACGCCTGGCGGCGATGTATCGGGCCGCGTGGCGGCTGTTGGCGAAGGCGTCACGGATTTTAAAGTGGGCGACGAAGTGTTCGGCTATACAAGAGACGCGGGTGCCTACGCCGAGTTTGTGGTGATCAACGCCGCGAATCTGGCGCAGAGACCCGCTTCCATCTCCGCTGAGGCCGGCGCGGCGATTGCACTTGTGAGTCAGACGGCGACGCAGATGCTCGAGCTTTCGAAGATCAAGACTGGACAGAGGCTGCTGATCATGGGTGCCTCCGGCGGTGTTGGATCGCTGGCAGTGCAACTGGCGCGAAACGCCGGTGTCCACGTGATCGCAACGGCGCGGCGGAGCAAAGCCGATGCTCTCGAGCAACTGGGAGCGGAGCAGGTTGTCGACCTATCGAAGCAGCGACTGGAGGACGTCCCACAGGTCGATGCCGTGCTGAACCTGATCGGCCAGGACACAGTGGTGCCTTCCTATGAGCGTGTGAAGAAGGGCGGAGTCGCCGTGACCGCCAATCGGCCGGCGATCGCCGAAGAGGCTGCCCGCCTCGGGATCGAGGCACGATTTGTCGAGACCAACGTCACCACAGAAGGATTGAATGCGTTTGCGGCTCTGGTCACGACCGGTAAGATCGAGCCTCAGATCGCTGCGGTGACTACCCTCTGGTCACCTGGCACACTGTGGGCCGAACACGAAACCGAGAAGATCGGAAAGATTGTGTTCTCCGTACGCGCCTGA
- a CDS encoding SDR family oxidoreductase, which produces MKILVTGATGNVGREVVKNLLNRGVEVRALARKPESVSFPAGVEVVQGDLTDPESVRAAVNGVDKLFLLNAVVADELTQALITYGIAKREGIKHVTYVSVYKADHFRDVPHFASKVAVENALHEFGVPYTVLRPGYFFQNDLTLKPLLEQMGIYPMPIGTAGISAIDSRDIAEAAAITLTKQGHEGQTYDLVSSSQITGPGNAALWSKALGKDIFYTGHDFDAWEKQMSGQLPGWMAYDMRTMLEGYVERGFASTEADVARVTKLLGHAPRTYEAFVQEAAAAWANKEQR; this is translated from the coding sequence ATGAAGATTCTTGTTACAGGTGCGACCGGAAATGTGGGCAGAGAGGTTGTGAAGAACCTGCTCAACCGTGGTGTTGAGGTGCGGGCGTTGGCACGCAAGCCGGAGTCCGTCAGCTTCCCCGCTGGGGTAGAGGTGGTCCAGGGCGATCTGACCGATCCGGAGTCGGTCCGCGCAGCCGTCAATGGTGTCGATAAGCTCTTCCTCTTGAACGCTGTTGTGGCCGATGAACTCACGCAGGCGCTGATCACCTATGGGATTGCGAAGCGCGAGGGGATCAAGCATGTAACGTATGTGTCGGTCTACAAGGCTGACCATTTCCGCGACGTACCGCACTTCGCGTCGAAGGTCGCGGTCGAGAATGCGCTGCATGAGTTCGGTGTGCCTTACACGGTTCTCCGTCCCGGATATTTCTTCCAGAACGATCTCACGCTCAAGCCGTTACTCGAGCAGATGGGGATCTACCCCATGCCGATTGGAACCGCCGGCATATCTGCCATCGATTCGCGCGATATCGCGGAAGCCGCGGCGATCACGCTCACGAAACAGGGCCATGAAGGGCAGACCTACGATCTCGTGAGTTCGTCGCAGATTACGGGACCTGGCAATGCGGCGCTCTGGAGCAAGGCGCTGGGCAAAGACATCTTCTATACGGGGCACGACTTCGATGCGTGGGAAAAGCAGATGAGCGGGCAACTGCCGGGCTGGATGGCCTATGACATGCGAACCATGCTGGAGGGCTATGTCGAACGCGGATTCGCTTCCACGGAAGCCGATGTAGCCCGCGTGACCAAACTGCTGGGTCACGCGCCACGCACATATGAGGCGTTTGTGCAGGAAGCTGCCGCTGCATGGGCAAACAAAGAGCAGCGCTAA